The sequence below is a genomic window from Sorangiineae bacterium MSr12523.
GAATACTTCCGCGTGGTTCGTCGGCCTCATGGGTGCCCAGTCGCAGCAAGACGTCTGGGACGCCAATCCGACGGTGCGGATGGCGGGAGTCATCACGCCTTCCGGGAGGAGCCGCCGGGTCAAAGGTGGATTGAAGGTGACCGCCAAGTGGCCATGGGCCAGCGGTTGCCTCCATGCGCAATGGGCATTCGTCGGCCTCCCCATCGTCGACGAAAGTGGCGCTACGATCGAGCAAGGGATGGCGATCATCCCGATGAAGGACCTCACCATCGAGAACACATGGTTCGTCGCCGGGATGAAAGGGACGGGAAGCAACACCATCGTAGCCGAAGACGTCTTCATCCCCGAACATCGCATCATGTCCGCGTCCAAGGTGCTTGCGGGGGACCGACCGACGCCATACAAGGAGGAAGCTCTTTATCACGCGGCGTTCGTTCCAGTGACGGCGCTGGTGCTCGTCGGTCCTCAACTCGGTATGGCGCAGGCTGCACTCGACTTCGTCATCGAGAAGGCTCCGAAGCGCGGCATCTCCCATACGACATACGAGAATCAGACGACGGCACCGACGGTGCAGCTGGCTATTGCCGAGGCGACGATGCTGGTCGATACGGCCCACTTCCATGCCTATCGCGCGGCCGCCGATATCGACGGCGCTGCACGCCAAGGCCGGCAGATGAAGTACGTCGAACGAGCGCGCGTCCGCATGGACGCAGGCTACGTCGCGCGCGCTGCGCGCGAAGCGATCCGCATCCTTTGCTCCGCTCATGGTGCGTCGAGCTTTGCCGAATCGAGCCCGCTGCAGCGATTCTGGCGCGACTCCGAGGTCGCGAGCCGCCACGCCATCGTGAATCCTGAGATCAGCGCCGAGATTTTCGGTCGTTCGCTTTTGGGAATTTCGGGGGGCGTTTCACACCTGGTCTGAGGTCTGAACAGGCTGCGTAGGCCTGTGCGTAAACCCTCCTTACATGAAATCGGACTCGTCATGACTGAACCTTCCTCCATCGTGATTGTCACGGGCAGCCCGACCCGCCCTTCGCGCACGACCGGTCTCGCGCAGCTCGTCGGTCAGCGGCTTTCGCGCGATGCCTTTCGCGTGCGCGTGCTGCACGTTCGCGACCTACCCGCCGAAGCGCTGCTCCACGCCGATTTCAGCCACCCCGATATCCAACGAGCGAGTCAATGGGTGGCCCAAGCCGACGGCGTGATCCTGGTCAGCCCCGTCTACAAGGCTGCGTATACCGGCATGCTCAAGGCGTTCATCGACATTCTGCCTCAATTCGCGCTGCGTGATAAAGTAGTCCTACCGCTCCAGGTCGGCGGTACGCTCGCGCATGTGCTCGCGATCGACTATGCGATGCGCCCCATGCTGCAGTCCCTCGATCCGCGGCTCATCGTGAGTGGGCTATTCATGCTGGACAAGACGATAGAGGTCGGCGCGGACGGTGTGACGCTGTTCCCCGACGTCGACTCGCGGCTCGAGCAGGTCACGCAAACGTTCATCGAGGGGCTGCGCGCGCACGCAATGCGCACGCGATGTTAGCGATAACGACCTTCTCCCGGTGGGGGATGTAGCCGTCCGGGGTGGCAGCTCGAGCGCGGCGGCATAAGGGGACGAGTGACGTGGCACGGTCGCAGCTTCTGCAAAGAGCGCATCGGCATCCCCAGCGGAATGCACCTATCGCCCTAGATAGACTGTAAATTCGTTTCCACGCCAGTGTTCGAAGGGCAGGGGCAAGGAGCCGTAGCCGTTGGCGGGATCTCTAACGTAGGCGAGATATTCACCAGATTGCTCAAATGCATTCTCCGCGAGGATTATGGCACCAGTCCTGAGATGAGGCTCGATTAGCTTGAGGATCGGCATATATAGCGTGAACGCGCCATCGAGATGCAGCATGTCGATCTCGCCAGGTAGCTGGGCCAAGGTGTCGCGAGCGTCGCCTTCGCGGATCTCGACGTGCTTCTCCAAGCCCGCCGCCTCGAGGTTGGCGCGTGCGCGTCGCACCTTGCTAGGCTCTAGCTCCGTGCCGATCAGCCTTCCGGCGCGTCCCGCGTCCTTGAGCGCCGCGGCGAGGTAAATGGCAGAGATGCCCATCGATGTTCCAAACTCGACGATATGCTGGGCATTTCCGGCGCGGGCACATAGATAGAGCATGCGGCCGAATTCCGCGGACACGTTCAAGAAATTGTCCGCAAATGCGCGATAGGTTCCTCGTAGATCCTTCTTTTCGGATTCCACGAGCTCTTGCACGTAGTCTTCGAGCACGTAGTCGCGCCGCGAAAGGTCCTTCTGGAATTCGCCATCCGCGGCCGCCGCCTCTTGGAAAAGGCGGCGGAGCGTGTCCGCTACGGGACCTTGATCGAGAGAGTTCACCGCAATGGGACGCGGGAGATTTGGATTCGTCAGGTTCATGGGCGCTCACCGTAGGTTTCCCCAATCGATCCGTCCAAGACATAGATTGCCCGTTCTATGATACCTTCTGGGCAACGATCCCAGCTCGATGGAACTCCGACACCTGCGCTACTTCGTCACGATCGCCGAGGAGCAGAGCTTCCGCCGCGCGACCACCAGGCTCCACATCTCACAGTCTCCGCTGAGCCGGCAGATGAAGGACCTCGAGGAGGAAATGGGCGTCGAGCTCTTCGAGCCCGCCGGACGGGGCATCAAGCTCACTGCCGCAGGCCGAGCCTTTGCCGAGAGGGCTCGGGGAATCCTTGCGAGCGTCGAGGCAGCCGTGGACGAAGCCAAGGGGATCGCCGAGGGGAGGCTCGGCACGGCGGTCATCGGCTTCGAAACAGGAGCGACCTTCATGGGGGCGTTATCCTCCCTCGTCGCAGTGTTTCGCCGACGAATACCTCGTGTCGGCCTGCAGCTTGTCCCGATGAGCAGCGTCGAGCAGTGGACGGCGTTGCAACAGGGAACGATCGCCTTTGGCTACGGTGCCTACGCCCCCAGTGACGATGCCCTGAGCTATTTGGAAATGACGCGTGACCGACTTGGGCTGCTTGTCTCTCGCGAGCATCGACTCTCACGGCTCGAGAAGATTCGGCTTCGCGATTTGGAGCGCGAGCGCGTGCTGTTGCAGCCACGTCAGCTTTATCCGAGGCTCCACGCCGACATCATCACGGCAGCTCGGGGGAAAGGCATCACCCTGCACGTGACGGCGGAGGTGGCTGATCTCGAGGCGCTCCTGGCATTGGTCGTGGTTGGCGACGCGGTCACCTTCCTGGCCGAGAAGTTCTCGGAAGCGGTTCCGCAGCCTTCGTCAGTGTGGCGTCCCGTCGAAGACCTCCACATCAACCTGAGTGAATTCGTCACATGGCGCACCGCCGACGCCGACGCGCCGGTAGTCCGGGCCCTGATTGAGAGCGCACGAGAAGTGAGCCCAATCCTGCAACGCGCCCCAAGCCGTAAGCGCTCTTCCCCGGCCACCAAGCGAAGACGTCGAAGGCGAAGCAAGACATCACCCAGATCTTGAACGAATCCGCCGCGCTCTCGAAAAAGTGGGGCTTCTTGCCCCTACGGAGCCTCGAGAGCTCTCCCGTCGCGTCGTGGGCATACGCACGCGGCGGTGCGAGCGATCATCAATCGCTCGCGCAGGACACGAGAACTACCAGCCGCCCCTCATCTACACTCGGCTCGCCGAGATGGTGGGCCAAGGCGATTTGGTCAGATGTTTCGCGAATTACCGAAACGGCTCACGGGAAGGGAAACTCACGGTTCAGCTGCCGGCCAATTGTCCGGCAATCGTCCAAACGTCTGTGAAGTACCCCAATTTTCCCGATAAATTCGTGGGCGCAACAGGATTTGAACCTGCTGCAGAAATCCACGAAAGTACGCAAGAAGACGAAGAAAGTCGGGCGGAGGGGGGGCCTCAATTGTCCGCTGGCGACCCTTCGCCAGGACCATTGGAGGTTGTTGTAGAGCTTGCTGCGGCGGCATCTCAATGGTCGCTCGTCAGCATGGTGGCGCGCGAGCTCGCTTGTCGGCGGAACGAAGTCGATGTAGCCGTCGGCCCTGTCGAGAACGCTTTGTATCTGGCGGGTGCCGCGGGACAATGGGCAATTGTTAGCGAACTCTTACGGGAGCTCGAGGCTCGCCGTAGAGATCGGTTGCGCGTCAGCGGACCGGAACTGCGCCTCCTCCTTAAAGAGGCGAAGGCGGACGGCAGTGAGGGCTGACAGTGGGCAGCATAGCTATGCTGGCGCGGTCCACATGCCGCGCCGCTGTTCGCCGTCGGCACGCGCTGTGGGCGCGTGCCTTCGCCCAGGGGATGAGCATCTCGCAGATCGCTCGCCGGTGGGGCGTGCACCACACCACCATCGCGGCCGCGCTCGACAAGCCGCACCGATCTGACGACCACGCCGGTCTCGAATCGGACGGAGGTGCCTCGTGAGCGCCCGCAGTCGACAGATCACGTACGAGATTCCGACCGGGAGCGTTCCTCGACGGTGCCGGGGGAGCGGGTGCACGGCGCTCATCTACTTCGTCAGGACGGAGCATCGCTCGATGCCCCTGAACTCGGACGGCACCCCGCACTGGGCAACCTGTCCAGCGTCCAAGGAGTTTCGGACGCGCGAGAACCTCGAGCGCCGGCTCGCCGAGCTCCGCGCCGACGAGCCCGCGCGGAGGAGCCGATGATCGCCCTCCCGTGCGTGAACGACGTCCTCGACGGACGCGCGCGTTGGACCGTCATCAATGGAGACTGCCTGGCGCTTCTCCCTGGCATCCCGAATGCGGATGTTGCGATTCTGGACACGGCGT
It includes:
- a CDS encoding class I SAM-dependent methyltransferase, whose translation is MNLTNPNLPRPIAVNSLDQGPVADTLRRLFQEAAAADGEFQKDLSRRDYVLEDYVQELVESEKKDLRGTYRAFADNFLNVSAEFGRMLYLCARAGNAQHIVEFGTSMGISAIYLAAALKDAGRAGRLIGTELEPSKVRRARANLEAAGLEKHVEIREGDARDTLAQLPGEIDMLHLDGAFTLYMPILKLIEPHLRTGAIILAENAFEQSGEYLAYVRDPANGYGSLPLPFEHWRGNEFTVYLGR
- a CDS encoding LysR family transcriptional regulator; amino-acid sequence: MELRHLRYFVTIAEEQSFRRATTRLHISQSPLSRQMKDLEEEMGVELFEPAGRGIKLTAAGRAFAERARGILASVEAAVDEAKGIAEGRLGTAVIGFETGATFMGALSSLVAVFRRRIPRVGLQLVPMSSVEQWTALQQGTIAFGYGAYAPSDDALSYLEMTRDRLGLLVSREHRLSRLEKIRLRDLERERVLLQPRQLYPRLHADIITAARGKGITLHVTAEVADLEALLALVVVGDAVTFLAEKFSEAVPQPSSVWRPVEDLHINLSEFVTWRTADADAPVVRALIESAREVSPILQRAPSRKRSSPATKRRRRRRSKTSPRS
- the ssuE gene encoding NADPH-dependent FMN reductase, producing MTEPSSIVIVTGSPTRPSRTTGLAQLVGQRLSRDAFRVRVLHVRDLPAEALLHADFSHPDIQRASQWVAQADGVILVSPVYKAAYTGMLKAFIDILPQFALRDKVVLPLQVGGTLAHVLAIDYAMRPMLQSLDPRLIVSGLFMLDKTIEVGADGVTLFPDVDSRLEQVTQTFIEGLRAHAMRTRC